One Pseudodesulfovibrio cashew DNA window includes the following coding sequences:
- a CDS encoding ABC transporter substrate-binding protein has protein sequence MHAFRKICAGRFALAAAIGLLALATLAVTPALAKDTLTLAIKGEPDDGYDPTLGWGRYGNPLFQSTLLKRDENLNIVNDLATSAELSADGLTWNVTIREDAKFSDGSPLTAEDVAYTFNTAATSSGKVDLINMDKATAIGDYTVQLTLKKRDTTFINRLVSLGIVPKAAHGPGYARKPIGSGPYRMVEWNEGQQMIAERNPHYYGAEPFFKRLVFLFTDEDTSFAAAKAGKVDVVVVPQVLAVQTIPGMVLHPVKSVDNRGLMFPCVPNTGKVTDKGSPIGNDVTADLAIRKAINLSINRQVLVKGVLEGFGRPAYGPCDGLPWDNPANSFKDADPKAARKILADAGWKDTDGDGIVDKDGIKAEFTIIYPADRAIRQYLALAVADMLKPIGIHAVVEGKRSWDEIKHLMHSSVIVFGWGAHDPIEVYQLYSSHHAGDGWNNPGYYVNAKVDEYLDGAISAESYEASLNLWKKAQWDGKTGSDVHGDAPWAWLVNLEHTYFISEHLDVGVSQVEPHGHGWPITANIQKWTWKD, from the coding sequence ATGCACGCTTTCCGCAAGATCTGCGCAGGCCGTTTCGCGCTGGCCGCCGCCATCGGGCTGCTGGCCCTGGCGACCCTGGCCGTAACCCCGGCTCTGGCCAAGGACACCCTGACCCTGGCCATCAAGGGCGAGCCGGACGACGGCTACGATCCTACCCTGGGCTGGGGCCGTTACGGCAACCCCCTGTTCCAATCCACCCTGCTCAAACGGGATGAGAACCTGAATATCGTCAACGACCTGGCAACCAGCGCGGAACTGTCCGCCGACGGACTGACCTGGAACGTGACCATCCGCGAGGACGCGAAATTTTCCGACGGCTCCCCGCTGACCGCCGAGGACGTGGCCTACACCTTCAACACCGCAGCCACCTCGAGCGGTAAGGTGGACCTGATCAACATGGACAAGGCCACGGCCATCGGCGACTACACCGTGCAACTCACCCTCAAAAAGCGTGACACGACCTTCATCAACAGGCTCGTCAGCCTAGGCATCGTGCCCAAGGCGGCGCACGGTCCCGGCTACGCCCGAAAGCCCATCGGCTCCGGCCCGTACCGGATGGTGGAATGGAACGAAGGGCAGCAGATGATCGCCGAGCGGAACCCTCATTATTACGGCGCGGAGCCCTTCTTCAAGCGGCTGGTCTTCCTGTTCACCGACGAGGACACCTCCTTCGCCGCTGCCAAGGCGGGCAAGGTGGACGTGGTCGTGGTCCCGCAGGTGCTGGCCGTGCAGACCATCCCGGGCATGGTTCTCCACCCGGTCAAGAGCGTGGACAACCGCGGGCTCATGTTCCCCTGTGTACCGAACACGGGCAAGGTCACGGACAAGGGCTCCCCAATCGGCAACGACGTTACCGCCGACCTGGCTATTCGCAAGGCAATCAACCTGTCCATCAACCGCCAGGTCCTGGTCAAAGGCGTGCTGGAAGGCTTCGGCCGCCCGGCCTACGGCCCCTGCGACGGTCTGCCCTGGGACAACCCCGCGAACTCGTTCAAGGATGCCGACCCGAAAGCGGCGCGCAAGATCCTGGCCGACGCAGGCTGGAAGGACACTGACGGCGACGGCATCGTCGACAAGGATGGAATCAAGGCCGAGTTCACCATCATCTACCCGGCTGATCGCGCCATCCGCCAGTACCTGGCCCTGGCCGTGGCCGACATGCTCAAGCCCATCGGCATTCACGCCGTGGTCGAAGGCAAACGCAGCTGGGACGAGATCAAGCACCTCATGCACTCCAGCGTCATCGTCTTCGGCTGGGGCGCCCATGACCCCATCGAAGTATATCAGCTCTATTCGAGCCACCACGCAGGCGACGGCTGGAACAACCCCGGCTACTACGTCAACGCCAAGGTGGACGAATACCTTGACGGCGCCATCTCCGCCGAAAGTTACGAGGCCTCCCTAAACTTGTGGAAGAAGGCGCAGTGGGACGGCAAGACCGGTTCCGACGTTCACGGCGATGCGCCCTGGGCCTGGCTGGTCAACCTGGAACACACCTACTTCATCAGCGAGCACCTGGACGTGGGCGTCTCGCAGGTGGAGCCCCACGGCCACGGCTGGCCCATCACGGCCAACATCCAGAAATGGACCTGGAAAGATTAA
- a CDS encoding ABC transporter permease encodes MHAISPSFCLGRLGRLTLILSLVSVLAFTLVSLSPVDPVSAYIGIDRMQISIEQEQRIIERWGLDRPAPERFFIWAKNVLTGDLGRSMIFNEPVTKVIGKRFVTSLWLMASAWLLSGVLGFVLGVVAGTNRNSLADRVIRLYSYTLASTPSFWLGLVLLAVFSVSLGWTPICCATPPGVSPDDASLWERLHHLILPAATLSVIGVAQIALHTREKTIDAMHSEYALFALAQGESRTGVAWRHAVRNVALPAVTLQFASLGELFGGSVLAEQVFSYPGLGRATVEAGIRGDVPLLLGITLFSAVFVFSGNLIADILYGVLDPRIRIGAEEAK; translated from the coding sequence ATGCACGCCATCTCTCCATCTTTTTGCCTGGGCAGGCTGGGACGCCTCACGCTGATCCTGTCGCTGGTCTCGGTCCTGGCCTTCACCCTGGTTTCCCTGTCCCCGGTGGACCCGGTCTCCGCCTACATCGGCATTGACCGCATGCAGATCAGCATCGAGCAGGAACAGCGCATCATCGAGCGCTGGGGGCTGGACCGCCCTGCGCCCGAGCGCTTCTTCATCTGGGCGAAAAACGTCCTCACGGGCGACTTGGGCCGATCCATGATCTTCAATGAGCCCGTAACCAAAGTGATCGGCAAACGATTCGTCACTTCGCTGTGGCTCATGGCCTCGGCCTGGCTCCTGTCGGGTGTGCTCGGCTTCGTCCTCGGAGTAGTGGCGGGAACCAACCGCAACTCCCTGGCCGACAGGGTTATCCGCCTGTACAGCTACACCCTGGCCTCCACCCCGTCCTTCTGGCTGGGGCTGGTGCTTCTGGCGGTCTTCTCGGTTTCCCTTGGCTGGACGCCCATCTGCTGCGCCACTCCGCCAGGGGTGTCTCCCGACGACGCCTCGCTGTGGGAGCGACTGCACCACCTGATCCTTCCGGCCGCCACCTTGTCGGTGATCGGCGTGGCCCAGATCGCCCTGCACACCCGTGAAAAGACCATCGACGCCATGCACAGCGAATACGCCCTCTTCGCCCTGGCCCAGGGTGAATCCCGGACAGGCGTGGCATGGCGTCATGCGGTGCGCAATGTTGCCCTGCCCGCCGTTACCCTCCAGTTTGCCTCCCTGGGCGAACTGTTCGGCGGCTCGGTCCTGGCCGAGCAGGTCTTCTCCTATCCGGGGCTGGGCCGGGCAACGGTCGAGGCGGGCATCCGGGGCGACGTGCCCCTGCTGCTGGGCATCACCTTGTTCAGCGCCGTGTTCGTCTTCTCCGGCAACCTCATCGCCGACATCCTTTACGGGGTACTCGACCCGCGCATACGGATCGGTGCGGAGGAGGCGAAATGA
- a CDS encoding ABC transporter permease encodes MTTITRNPSPSERLYFIACRMRLMDGRGRAAWVIGLCLAYFAVLVASSRFMSDSGLTTDFLHKKLPPCLEYPFGTDWLGRDMLVRTVKGLTRSLGIGLLAATVSSVVSAVLGTLSATMGRRTDAVVTTLIDLIMATPHLVLLILVSFACGGGATGVIIAVAVSHWTRLARIIRAEILQLKQAEYIMVARKLGRSPWWIARRHMLPHIIPQFTIGLILLFPHAILHAAGLTFLGFGLSPHNPSIGILLSESMRHISTGYWWLAILPGLSLLVTVKLFDVLGNSLRVITDPKTSQE; translated from the coding sequence ATGACCACCATTACCCGCAACCCTTCCCCGTCCGAACGACTCTACTTCATCGCCTGCCGGATGCGTCTCATGGACGGCAGGGGTCGTGCCGCCTGGGTCATCGGGCTTTGCCTGGCCTACTTCGCCGTGCTGGTTGCATCTTCCAGGTTCATGAGCGACTCGGGACTCACCACCGATTTCCTGCACAAGAAGTTGCCGCCCTGCCTGGAATATCCCTTCGGCACGGACTGGCTTGGCCGCGACATGCTGGTGCGCACGGTCAAGGGGCTGACCCGCAGCCTGGGCATCGGCCTGCTCGCCGCCACGGTCAGCTCCGTGGTCTCCGCCGTGCTCGGAACCCTGTCCGCCACCATGGGCAGACGAACCGACGCCGTGGTAACCACGCTCATCGACCTGATCATGGCCACCCCGCACTTGGTCCTGCTCATCCTGGTCTCGTTCGCCTGCGGCGGCGGGGCCACCGGGGTGATCATCGCGGTGGCCGTGTCCCACTGGACCCGGCTGGCGCGGATCATCAGGGCGGAAATCCTGCAACTCAAGCAGGCGGAATACATCATGGTCGCGCGCAAGCTCGGACGATCACCCTGGTGGATCGCGCGCAGGCACATGCTGCCGCACATCATCCCCCAGTTCACCATCGGCCTGATCCTGCTCTTTCCTCACGCCATCCTGCACGCGGCCGGGCTGACCTTCCTCGGCTTCGGACTCTCCCCGCACAACCCGTCCATCGGCATCCTGCTGTCCGAGTCCATGCGCCACATCTCGACCGGCTACTGGTGGCTGGCTATCCTGCCCGGCCTGTCCCTGCTGGTCACGGTCAAGCTCTTCGACGTCCTGGGCAACAGCCTGCGCGTCATAACCGATCCCAAAACCAGCCAGGAGTAA
- a CDS encoding ABC transporter ATP-binding protein: MLSVTNLSIEFTRYGSGWQRRTLHPVRDMSLNIRGGEIVAVVGSSGSGKSLLAHAVLGLLPKNARATGDVLFKGDPVTPRTVARLRGRQIALIPQSVAYLNPLCRVGRQVYRASRLSGQCCRDAVRSTDSAFDRYRLAVGVKSMYPFQVSGGMARRVLTATATAGEADLLIADEPTTGLDPAVARQSLTHLRELADAGKGIMLITHDIDAAVGIADRVAVIYAGTTVELAPARAFNGGGRLLHPYTRALWNALPQQNFQYVGGNQPMEDLMVEGCIYGDRCAARTEDCNRPQPLRAVGGGHVRCCHA, translated from the coding sequence ATGCTGTCGGTAACGAACCTGTCCATCGAATTCACCCGCTACGGCTCGGGCTGGCAACGCCGGACCCTGCATCCGGTGCGCGACATGTCTCTAAACATCAGGGGAGGAGAAATTGTGGCGGTGGTCGGATCAAGTGGTTCGGGGAAAAGCCTGCTGGCACACGCGGTCCTCGGCCTGCTGCCGAAGAACGCCCGGGCCACGGGCGATGTCCTGTTCAAGGGGGACCCCGTGACCCCGCGCACCGTTGCCCGACTGCGCGGCAGGCAGATCGCCCTCATCCCCCAGTCCGTGGCCTACCTGAACCCGCTTTGCCGGGTGGGCAGGCAGGTCTACCGGGCGTCTCGCCTGAGCGGCCAGTGCTGCCGGGACGCGGTCCGAAGCACGGATTCGGCCTTTGACCGCTACAGGTTGGCGGTCGGAGTCAAGTCCATGTATCCGTTCCAGGTGTCCGGCGGCATGGCCCGGCGGGTCCTCACGGCCACAGCCACGGCGGGCGAGGCCGACCTGCTCATCGCCGACGAGCCGACCACGGGGCTGGACCCGGCGGTTGCCCGACAATCCCTGACCCATCTCCGGGAACTGGCCGACGCGGGCAAGGGCATCATGCTCATCACACATGACATCGACGCCGCCGTGGGTATCGCGGACCGGGTGGCCGTCATCTATGCCGGGACCACGGTGGAACTGGCTCCGGCCAGAGCCTTCAACGGCGGGGGAAGGCTCCTTCACCCGTATACCCGCGCGCTCTGGAATGCGCTGCCCCAGCAAAATTTCCAATACGTCGGCGGCAACCAGCCCATGGAGGACCTGATGGTCGAGGGATGCATATACGGCGACCGGTGCGCCGCGAGGACCGAAGATTGCAACCGGCCCCAACCGCTCCGCGCTGTTGGCGGCGGCCACGTGAGGTGCTGCCATGCTTAA
- a CDS encoding ABC transporter ATP-binding protein, protein MLKGDRLFFRYESTPWIIESLDFAIRPGEIVGLPGPSGRGKSTLAKLLAGHLAPQQGAVTCDGQTLPTRRFCPVQLIFQHPELTMNPRWKLGDSLNEGWRPDGRTLEALNIEPAWLSRYPHELSGGELQRLALARIMSPETHYLLADEMTAMLDPNTQALVWDAVLDWAARYGVGVLAISHDRHLLNRVSHRIDDTFAPEEFLEPQKPCRAAA, encoded by the coding sequence ATGCTTAAGGGAGACCGGCTATTTTTCCGTTACGAATCCACGCCCTGGATCATCGAAAGCCTCGATTTCGCCATCCGGCCGGGAGAGATTGTCGGTCTGCCCGGCCCCAGCGGTCGCGGCAAATCCACCCTAGCCAAACTTCTGGCCGGACACCTTGCGCCGCAGCAGGGAGCGGTCACCTGCGACGGCCAGACCCTGCCTACCCGCCGCTTCTGCCCGGTGCAGCTCATCTTCCAGCACCCGGAGTTGACCATGAACCCGCGCTGGAAGCTCGGCGACAGCCTCAATGAAGGATGGAGACCCGACGGGCGTACCCTGGAAGCCCTGAACATCGAACCAGCGTGGCTTTCACGCTACCCGCACGAGCTGTCCGGTGGAGAACTGCAGCGCCTCGCCCTGGCCAGAATCATGTCCCCGGAGACGCACTATCTCCTGGCAGACGAGATGACCGCCATGCTCGACCCCAACACCCAGGCCCTGGTATGGGACGCGGTCCTCGATTGGGCCGCCCGATATGGCGTAGGCGTCCTAGCCATCAGCCACGACCGCCACCTCCTGAACCGGGTGTCCCACCGCATCGACGACACCTTCGCCCCGGAGGAGTTCCTAGAACCGCAGAAACCCTGCCGGGCAGCGGCCTGA
- a CDS encoding pyridoxal phosphate-dependent aminotransferase produces MSLKLDNLIPEHIRLFDPYRPSPPDSVLMRLNGLDHLHRLNNNENTLGPSPAVRELLDGIEAGIVPIYPHGDSQDLREALSSVLGPDRSRFLVGNGSCELISSVVKAFCEPGDNIVTADKTFAVYEWVAEFSGIEPRLIPLDRDFRFDPDGMLAAVDDRTKLIFVCNPNNPTGTYWDEATMRRFLDAVDGRCIVVADEAYFEYVEQPDYPDCIRLLDEYPNLVVFRTFSKMYALAALRVGYLCAGEEVTDIISRAHVAYSVNTPAQMAARAAVLDRSQFIPETLAMVRRGRELIREACDSLGFEHVIGEGNYAMIRTPISDTLLQRKLLRRGFLVRTMTGFRFPDWIRVSLVREPVLEEFCAVLKELFR; encoded by the coding sequence ATGTCCCTGAAGCTCGATAATCTCATTCCGGAGCACATCCGGCTCTTCGACCCTTACCGGCCAAGCCCGCCTGACAGCGTGCTGATGCGGTTGAACGGCCTGGACCATCTCCATCGGCTCAACAACAACGAGAACACGCTCGGCCCTTCGCCCGCCGTGCGCGAGCTGCTGGATGGGATCGAGGCGGGGATCGTGCCCATCTATCCCCACGGCGACAGCCAGGACCTGCGCGAGGCCCTGTCCTCGGTCCTCGGGCCGGACCGGTCGCGCTTCCTGGTGGGCAACGGCTCTTGCGAGCTGATCTCCAGCGTGGTCAAGGCGTTCTGCGAGCCGGGAGACAACATCGTCACCGCCGACAAGACCTTCGCGGTATACGAGTGGGTGGCGGAGTTCTCCGGCATCGAACCGCGCCTGATCCCCCTTGACCGGGACTTCCGTTTCGATCCTGACGGCATGCTGGCCGCCGTGGACGACCGGACCAAGCTCATCTTCGTCTGCAACCCCAACAACCCCACCGGCACCTACTGGGACGAGGCCACCATGCGCCGTTTCCTCGACGCGGTGGACGGGCGGTGCATCGTGGTGGCGGACGAGGCCTATTTCGAATACGTGGAGCAGCCCGATTACCCGGACTGCATCCGCCTGCTGGACGAGTACCCCAACCTGGTGGTCTTCAGGACCTTCTCGAAGATGTACGCCCTGGCCGCGCTTCGGGTGGGCTACCTCTGCGCGGGTGAAGAGGTCACGGATATCATCAGCCGCGCGCACGTGGCCTATTCGGTGAATACCCCGGCCCAGATGGCCGCGCGGGCCGCCGTGCTGGACCGGTCTCAGTTCATCCCTGAGACACTGGCCATGGTGCGCCGGGGCCGCGAGCTGATCCGCGAGGCCTGTGACTCTCTTGGGTTTGAGCACGTCATCGGCGAGGGAAACTATGCCATGATCCGCACCCCCATCTCCGACACCCTGCTGCAGCGGAAGCTGCTGCGCCGGGGATTCCTGGTGCGCACCATGACGGGCTTCCGCTTCCCGGACTGGATTCGCGTCAGCCTGGTGCGGGAGCCGGTGCTTGAGGAGTTCTGCGCGGTCCTGAAAGAACTCTTTCGATGA
- a CDS encoding MFS transporter, producing MPLIPRNDNSLLTPEFCLLMGVTFLAFCNISLFYGLNDYLEARHIPSFWRGVLLGLEPCTALLVRPLISPFLSVRNCLHVVAASLLILMTALLSYSAADTLLALAGVRVIHGLGFVLLVSAVAVLLVAFLPPNRVGQGFGIFAIASLLPYAVLPPVVERLLLLVGSEPRVYALFAPALIPALLVLPYLHRRLRRMDLDGAAAHRRPTFADITADLRSPGIGRLLAANGLLFTATTVVFFFMKDRLMALGMHNVGLFFSISTAATIAVRVFCGRLMDSVNRAIMLAVTLTALAGVMVLFSVTGTVGPLYALAGLYGLCIGFAMPQLNAAMFVISPAHLRGLNTNLMLFTMDAGYVFGPLLAGGLLNAGVPSASLFACFAVGPLLGALLTLRLAGLMRRHAPDRTRADG from the coding sequence ATGCCTCTTATCCCCAGAAATGACAACTCGTTACTGACTCCCGAGTTCTGTCTCCTCATGGGCGTCACCTTCCTGGCCTTCTGCAACATCTCTCTGTTCTACGGGCTGAACGACTATCTGGAGGCACGCCACATCCCCTCGTTCTGGCGCGGCGTACTGCTCGGGCTCGAGCCCTGCACGGCCCTCCTGGTCAGGCCGCTCATCAGCCCCTTTCTCTCCGTGCGCAACTGCCTGCACGTGGTTGCAGCCTCGCTGCTGATTCTCATGACCGCCCTGCTTTCCTATTCCGCCGCCGACACGCTCTTGGCGCTGGCGGGGGTCAGGGTCATCCACGGCCTGGGCTTCGTGCTGCTCGTGTCCGCGGTGGCCGTGCTGCTGGTTGCCTTCCTTCCGCCGAACCGGGTCGGCCAGGGGTTCGGGATCTTTGCCATAGCGTCCTTACTGCCCTATGCCGTGCTGCCTCCGGTGGTCGAACGGCTCCTGCTCCTGGTGGGCAGCGAACCCAGAGTCTACGCCCTCTTCGCCCCGGCACTGATTCCCGCCCTGCTCGTGCTCCCGTACCTCCATCGCCGCCTCCGGCGCATGGACCTCGACGGAGCCGCAGCACACCGCCGCCCCACCTTCGCAGACATCACAGCGGACCTCCGCTCGCCGGGAATCGGACGGCTGCTGGCCGCCAACGGCCTGCTCTTCACTGCAACCACCGTGGTATTCTTCTTCATGAAAGACCGGCTGATGGCGCTCGGGATGCACAACGTGGGCCTATTTTTCAGTATCTCCACGGCGGCCACCATAGCAGTACGCGTCTTCTGCGGCAGGCTGATGGACAGCGTGAACAGGGCCATCATGCTGGCCGTGACGCTCACCGCCCTGGCAGGGGTTATGGTGCTCTTCAGCGTAACCGGGACTGTCGGCCCGCTCTACGCGCTGGCCGGACTTTACGGACTCTGCATCGGCTTTGCCATGCCCCAGCTCAATGCGGCCATGTTCGTCATATCGCCTGCGCACCTTCGCGGGCTCAACACCAACCTGATGTTGTTCACCATGGACGCGGGGTATGTCTTCGGACCGTTGCTGGCGGGCGGACTGCTCAACGCCGGGGTGCCGTCCGCGAGCCTCTTCGCCTGTTTCGCGGTGGGTCCGCTGCTCGGCGCATTGCTGACGTTGAGGCTGGCCGGGCTTATGCGCCGGCACGCTCCCGATAGGACCCGCGCAGACGGTTAA
- a CDS encoding acyl carrier protein — protein sequence MSVTTADVLELFSTVVTPETLQGIDPDQPLLTQGVDSLALTSLAVALQREFSIELTIADAITLRTVNDIVCFINSKVQ from the coding sequence ATGTCTGTAACCACCGCTGACGTTCTCGAGCTCTTTTCCACCGTTGTCACCCCTGAAACATTGCAGGGGATAGACCCGGACCAGCCCCTGCTGACCCAGGGAGTGGACTCTCTCGCCCTGACTTCCCTGGCCGTGGCCCTGCAGCGCGAGTTCTCTATCGAATTGACCATCGCCGACGCCATTACCCTGCGGACCGTCAATGACATCGTCTGTTTCATCAACTCGAAGGTGCAGTAG